In one Rugosibacter aromaticivorans genomic region, the following are encoded:
- a CDS encoding BphX family protein, which yields MKYTRNWLIVLGLWYVFNAVLTWPSVFGPTLPKMYPGITLYEAEPVFRLLTEAWVIVGIQLAAIGVVALWGARNPAKYLAIIPVTIVTEIVDGIWDIYSITYSHEVLWMGVTTLVIHAIIILTGMVAWRKAQA from the coding sequence ATGAAATACACCCGCAACTGGCTGATTGTTCTTGGGCTTTGGTATGTATTTAATGCGGTGCTTACCTGGCCTTCTGTGTTTGGTCCAACGCTGCCGAAGATGTACCCTGGCATTACGCTTTACGAAGCGGAACCGGTGTTCCGCTTGCTGACCGAGGCATGGGTCATCGTAGGCATTCAGCTCGCCGCCATTGGCGTGGTTGCGCTGTGGGGCGCACGCAATCCGGCAAAATATCTCGCCATCATTCCGGTGACGATCGTCACCGAAATAGTCGATGGCATTTGGGATATCTACAGCATTACCTATAGCCACGAGGTGTTGTGGATGGGCGTAACAACCCTGGTCATTCACGCCATTATCATTCTGACCGGCATGGTGGCCTGGCGTAAGGCACAGGCTTAA
- the smc gene encoding chromosome segregation protein SMC, which yields MRLIKLKIAGFKSFVEPTTVLFPSQLAGVVGPNGCGKSNIIDAVRWVLGESKASELRGESIQDVIFKGSGNRKPVSRASVELFFDNGQGRAAGQWSQYAEITVKRVLDREGNSSYYINNLHVRRRDVIDLFLGTGLGPRAYAIIGQGMISRIVEAKPDELRFFLEEAAGVTKYKERRKETEHRLEDARENIARVNDICNELEAQVTRLQAQAEIARQYRTLHEQISIKQSVLWLKKRNDARTDALQLAQQVTEALTQVEAETARLREVEAHVEHAREAHFTASDALHATQAEMYAANGEVSRLEAELTHVRDARMRLEARLTQLASEEAHWAAQNIQLTEDQARWQSLLENSRNRAAIATIQHAEAAHRLSGMEETVRLAGSEVAAARREQNQSEQALRLAEADRGHAQRALENLAQRRTRLEQDRLALGAPDPALLASAQEHEMRSEEALAAAQAQLTLAQAAIPAAESGVRSTREALQAAHRRLTETRAQHGALVQLQAKVAPSGEIGTWLKARGLSDAKPLWQSIQVNAGWETAVEAVLRERFSALVADAATLRAALAAPPPAILTLALANPAAQDSPASAALTPASDSLRAQVQCADPRWSAVLDEWLANVIIADDLSAKLSLGQEPAITGMYVSRAGHTLTSCGVTLYVPDAKTHGVIERQREIDELAALIVTHSAAEQSAREAQQAAEQSLTALQTQLTAARRAVQEAQQAFHAAQVDSLKLTQAQARFEERATQIDRDLAELSRQNAAEQARAESAELEARQQRDKLTDSRQQLEQLFESQRQKETALREARQLETQLARAVQEAGFSERECLSKLEDNARAATTATSQLARIATETTAARTEVASISDQVLQEQLHRALDDRRAKESALAERRNVLESAAAELRSLDERRLKLEQGIAPLHERINQLKMKAQAAQMSEAQFQERLTEINLLTDADEAPFAEALAAQPKDSVLQSEITRLNHEIEALGPVNLAALDELTAATERKGYLDEQSVDLGKAINTLEDAIRRIDRDTREQLQETYNTVNSHFGQLFPQLFGGGEARLILTGDEILDSGIQIMAQPPGKKNSTIHLLSGGEKALTAIALVFAMFQLNPAPFCMLDEVDAPLDDSNTVRFCDMVKRMSVQTQFIFISHNKIAMEMAQQLIGVTMQEQGVSRVVEVDIGEALRLADEQKVA from the coding sequence GTGCGTTTAATCAAGCTGAAAATTGCGGGCTTCAAATCGTTTGTCGAGCCGACCACTGTTCTTTTTCCCAGTCAATTAGCGGGTGTGGTGGGTCCTAACGGTTGCGGCAAATCGAATATTATCGATGCCGTGCGCTGGGTGCTTGGCGAATCCAAGGCGTCCGAGCTGCGCGGCGAATCGATTCAGGATGTGATTTTCAAAGGCTCAGGCAATCGTAAACCAGTAAGCCGCGCCAGTGTTGAGTTGTTTTTCGATAACGGGCAGGGACGCGCGGCCGGGCAGTGGTCACAGTATGCCGAGATCACCGTCAAGCGCGTGCTTGATCGGGAAGGGAATTCCAGCTACTACATCAATAATCTGCACGTGCGTCGGCGCGACGTGATTGATCTTTTCCTGGGCACAGGCCTGGGGCCACGGGCTTACGCCATCATTGGTCAAGGCATGATCTCGCGTATCGTCGAAGCCAAGCCAGATGAACTGCGTTTCTTCCTGGAAGAAGCGGCGGGGGTCACCAAGTACAAAGAGCGCCGCAAGGAAACCGAACATCGGCTGGAAGATGCGCGGGAAAATATTGCGCGTGTGAATGACATCTGCAATGAACTGGAAGCTCAGGTCACGCGCTTACAAGCGCAGGCAGAAATTGCCAGGCAATATCGCACGCTGCATGAGCAGATTTCGATCAAGCAATCGGTGTTGTGGCTGAAAAAACGTAACGATGCGCGCACGGATGCGCTGCAATTGGCGCAGCAGGTGACTGAAGCCTTGACCCAGGTGGAAGCTGAGACTGCCAGGCTGCGCGAGGTTGAAGCGCATGTCGAGCATGCGCGCGAGGCGCATTTCACTGCGTCGGACGCGCTACATGCAACGCAGGCCGAGATGTATGCAGCCAATGGTGAAGTGAGCCGTCTGGAAGCTGAATTGACTCATGTGCGTGACGCGCGCATGCGCCTGGAGGCGCGATTAACGCAACTGGCGAGTGAAGAGGCCCATTGGGCGGCACAGAATATCCAGTTGACAGAAGACCAAGCGCGTTGGCAGTCGTTGCTGGAAAATTCGCGCAACCGCGCAGCCATTGCCACTATCCAGCATGCAGAAGCCGCCCATCGTTTGTCCGGCATGGAAGAGACTGTGCGTCTGGCGGGCAGTGAAGTGGCCGCAGCGCGGCGTGAGCAAAATCAAAGCGAGCAGGCTTTACGCTTGGCTGAGGCCGATCGCGGCCACGCGCAACGCGCGTTGGAAAACCTTGCCCAGCGGCGTACGCGGTTGGAGCAGGATCGTCTTGCCCTGGGCGCGCCGGATCCGGCGCTGCTGGCGTCAGCCCAAGAACATGAGATGCGTAGTGAAGAAGCTCTCGCGGCGGCGCAAGCGCAACTCACGCTGGCCCAAGCCGCCATACCTGCGGCGGAATCCGGTGTGCGCAGCACGCGCGAGGCCTTGCAGGCGGCGCATCGTCGGCTGACCGAAACCCGCGCGCAACATGGCGCCCTGGTGCAGTTGCAAGCTAAAGTGGCACCTAGCGGTGAAATTGGCACGTGGCTTAAAGCGCGTGGCTTGTCTGACGCCAAACCCTTGTGGCAATCGATCCAGGTGAATGCCGGTTGGGAAACCGCAGTTGAAGCGGTGCTCCGCGAACGTTTTTCGGCGTTGGTAGCAGATGCCGCGACTTTGCGCGCCGCCCTGGCCGCACCGCCGCCCGCTATTTTGACGCTGGCGTTGGCTAACCCTGCTGCGCAGGATTCTCCCGCATCGGCAGCACTAACACCAGCGAGCGATTCGCTGCGTGCGCAAGTGCAGTGTGCTGATCCACGCTGGTCCGCTGTGCTTGATGAGTGGCTGGCGAATGTGATCATTGCCGATGATCTATCCGCCAAGCTGTCGTTGGGCCAGGAGCCAGCGATTACCGGAATGTATGTTTCGCGCGCAGGCCATACCCTGACCTCCTGCGGCGTCACGCTGTATGTGCCCGATGCAAAAACCCATGGAGTGATCGAACGGCAGCGCGAGATTGATGAGCTGGCTGCATTGATCGTTACGCACAGCGCCGCGGAACAATCCGCGCGTGAGGCGCAACAAGCCGCTGAGCAAAGTTTGACCGCATTGCAAACCCAATTGACCGCCGCCCGCCGCGCGGTGCAAGAGGCGCAGCAAGCGTTTCATGCCGCGCAAGTTGACTCGCTCAAGCTGACCCAGGCACAGGCGCGGTTTGAAGAGCGCGCCACGCAAATCGATCGTGATTTGGCCGAGTTGTCGCGCCAGAATGCGGCAGAGCAGGCGCGTGCCGAAAGCGCTGAGCTGGAAGCCAGACAACAGCGCGATAAGCTCACCGATAGCCGCCAGCAACTCGAACAACTGTTTGAGTCGCAACGTCAAAAAGAAACGGCGTTGCGTGAGGCGCGTCAATTAGAAACACAGCTTGCGCGCGCGGTGCAAGAGGCCGGTTTTTCCGAGCGTGAATGTCTTTCCAAGCTGGAAGACAATGCGCGTGCAGCGACTACTGCCACCAGCCAGCTGGCGCGCATCGCCACGGAAACCACCGCCGCGCGTACCGAAGTTGCCAGTATCAGTGATCAGGTTCTGCAAGAGCAATTGCACCGCGCGCTGGACGACCGGCGCGCCAAAGAGTCGGCGCTGGCAGAACGGCGAAATGTGCTGGAATCTGCCGCTGCCGAGTTACGCAGTCTGGACGAACGCCGCTTGAAGCTGGAGCAAGGCATTGCCCCATTACATGAGCGGATCAATCAGCTCAAGATGAAAGCGCAAGCGGCGCAAATGAGCGAAGCGCAATTTCAGGAGCGGCTGACGGAGATTAATTTACTCACCGATGCTGATGAGGCGCCCTTTGCCGAAGCGCTTGCCGCTCAGCCGAAAGACAGCGTTTTGCAAAGCGAGATCACGCGACTGAACCATGAGATCGAAGCGCTGGGTCCGGTGAATCTGGCTGCACTGGATGAGCTAACGGCGGCAACTGAACGCAAAGGGTATCTGGATGAGCAATCAGTTGATCTGGGCAAAGCCATCAACACCCTGGAAGATGCGATTCGGCGGATCGACCGTGACACGCGGGAGCAATTACAGGAAACCTATAACACCGTTAATTCGCATTTTGGTCAACTCTTCCCGCAACTGTTTGGTGGTGGCGAAGCGCGCCTTATTCTCACGGGCGATGAAATTCTGGATTCAGGTATTCAGATCATGGCGCAACCGCCAGGCAAGAAAAATTCAACCATCCATCTGCTCTCGGGCGGCGAAAAAGCATTGACCGCCATTGCGCTGGTGTTTGCCATGTTCCAGCTCAACCCGGCGCCTTTCTGTATGCTGGACGAAGTGGATGCGCCACTGGACGATTCAAATACCGTACGGTTTTGTGACATGGTGAAACGCATGTCGGTGCAGACCCAGTTTATTTTTATTTCGCATAACAAGATTGCGATGGAAATGGCGCAGCAATTGATCGGGGTCACCATGCAGGAACAAGGTGTATCGCGGGTGGTGGAAGTCGATATTGGCGAAGCCCTGCGTCTTGCCGACGAACAAAAGGTGGCATAA
- a CDS encoding hypoxanthine-guanine phosphoribosyltransferase — protein sequence MTPEAARKILAEAELICSAENSALAVRRVASEITARLTNANPLVLAVMGGAVVFAGQLLSLLPFPLDFDYLQVSRYRDNTTGGQLSWVVEPSSTVAGRCVLVVDDILDEGITLAEICHRLFALGAAEVLTAVFADKQSDCSKPIAADFVGITVPDRYVFGFGMDIKGAWRNLPAVYALKRE from the coding sequence ATGACACCCGAAGCGGCGCGAAAAATCCTGGCTGAGGCCGAGCTGATTTGTTCAGCCGAAAACTCGGCGCTGGCAGTACGGCGGGTAGCGAGCGAAATTACTGCGCGGCTGACAAACGCAAATCCGCTGGTGCTGGCGGTCATGGGGGGTGCGGTGGTATTCGCTGGACAGCTCTTGTCGCTGCTGCCGTTCCCGCTGGATTTTGACTATCTGCAGGTTAGCCGCTACCGCGATAACACCACGGGCGGGCAACTGTCTTGGGTGGTTGAACCAAGCAGCACGGTCGCCGGGCGCTGCGTGTTGGTGGTGGATGACATTCTCGATGAAGGTATTACGCTGGCCGAGATTTGCCATCGTCTGTTTGCACTCGGTGCAGCCGAAGTGCTCACGGCGGTTTTTGCCGACAAACAAAGTGATTGCAGCAAACCCATTGCCGCCGATTTTGTGGGTATCACCGTGCCAGATCGCTATGTATTCGGCTTTGGCATGGATATCAAAGGCGCTTGGCGCAACCTGCCTGCGGTATATGCCCTGAAGCGCGAGTGA
- a CDS encoding cell division protein ZipA C-terminal FtsZ-binding domain-containing protein: MALSDLQIVLIGAGATAVVAVWAYNLWQERKLHRLTETLFTHPQDDTLINEPAAERSADDEATRDAVERKEPTFSAFQFHDDAVGEPKENPVDELVEQIHYQSTGKVAEEFPAGLIDERSDGPSIAQESPTPEPGALPSEWADTLTHCMLRLKTAEPTPASTLWVLQSVWAAQLGKPLCWLAYDDLTTNWLPIDENATGRYVDWAVALQLADRRGAISEGALAHFFDGMQQLANHVGAALSLPDLAPVVAHAAALDTFCAKVDIQFKVHIVESAGGVFSGTKLRGVAEAAGMQLEDDGFFHARDTAGEELFTLMNLGSEAFTLDNLRSLATHGLSLSLDVPRVSDGLVTFTRMLATGQQLARALGGVLVDAQRVPLTDVMTSAIRAKITELQQTMREADIAPGSARAMRLFS, translated from the coding sequence ATGGCCTTGAGCGATTTGCAAATTGTTTTGATTGGCGCCGGAGCGACCGCTGTGGTAGCCGTCTGGGCTTACAACCTGTGGCAAGAGCGAAAACTGCACCGCTTGACTGAAACGCTCTTTACCCATCCGCAGGACGATACGTTGATCAATGAGCCAGCCGCCGAGCGATCGGCTGATGATGAGGCAACGCGTGACGCAGTGGAACGCAAAGAGCCCACTTTTTCAGCATTTCAATTTCATGATGATGCAGTCGGTGAACCTAAAGAAAATCCGGTAGATGAACTCGTTGAACAAATCCATTACCAATCGACTGGAAAAGTTGCAGAAGAATTCCCGGCCGGGTTGATCGATGAGCGGTCAGATGGCCCCTCTATAGCGCAGGAATCGCCCACGCCAGAGCCAGGTGCCTTACCCTCAGAATGGGCCGACACCTTAACCCACTGCATGTTACGTTTGAAAACTGCGGAACCTACCCCAGCATCTACGCTTTGGGTATTGCAATCTGTCTGGGCAGCGCAATTGGGTAAACCACTGTGCTGGCTGGCTTATGATGACCTTACCACCAACTGGCTACCGATTGATGAAAACGCAACGGGTCGGTATGTGGATTGGGCCGTGGCGCTACAACTCGCTGACCGGCGTGGTGCAATTTCCGAGGGTGCTCTGGCACATTTTTTTGATGGTATGCAGCAGTTAGCTAATCACGTGGGCGCTGCGCTGTCCTTGCCTGATCTTGCACCCGTCGTCGCGCATGCAGCAGCCCTGGATACTTTTTGTGCCAAGGTCGATATTCAGTTCAAAGTACATATTGTTGAATCCGCCGGTGGTGTTTTCAGTGGCACCAAGTTGCGTGGTGTGGCTGAAGCCGCCGGCATGCAGCTCGAAGACGATGGGTTTTTTCACGCGCGTGATACCGCAGGCGAAGAATTATTCACGTTGATGAATTTGGGTAGCGAAGCCTTTACTCTTGATAATTTGCGCTCGCTGGCGACGCATGGTTTATCTTTGAGTTTGGATGTGCCACGCGTTAGCGACGGGCTTGTTACCTTTACCCGCATGTTGGCAACTGGCCAGCAACTGGCACGGGCACTGGGTGGTGTGCTGGTGGATGCGCAACGCGTGCCTTTGACTGACGTCATGACATCGGCGATTCGCGCCAAGATTACAGAATTGCAACAAACCATGCGTGAAGCAGATATTGCGCCGGGCAGCGCTCGCGCAATGCGCCTGTTTTCCTGA
- a CDS encoding DUF1015 domain-containing protein, whose protein sequence is MPFTPSLINPHLIAPLRGLRPAPGRAAEIAAPPYDVLSSDEARLRAAGKPWSFLHISKPEIDLPADTDPYSPAVYAMAASNLAKMFSAGVLLRDDAPCYYIYRLTMGTHCQTGLVVGASVADYNSNRIRKHEFTRPDKEDDRVRQIEALNAQTGPVLLAYPSSITADELIANAAKGTPESDVTAEDGIRHEIWVVRDTASIDALTRTFDAMDALYIADGHHRSAAASRVAAARRQEGFTLASDYFLAVIFPHHQMKILDYNRVVKDLNGLEKSALVARCQTAFTVEKSPTRVTPARVGEFGMYLGGESHGVWYRLTIKADFIPNDPVARLDVSLLSDHLLGPLLGITDLRRDKRIDFVGGIRGLAELEKRVDSGEMAAAFALFPTSMQQLMSVADSNQIMPPKSTWFEPKLADGLVSHVLD, encoded by the coding sequence ATGCCCTTCACCCCCTCTTTGATCAACCCGCATCTAATAGCCCCATTGCGCGGCCTGCGGCCTGCCCCCGGTCGTGCAGCTGAAATTGCTGCCCCGCCCTACGACGTCCTCTCAAGTGATGAAGCGCGACTGCGTGCCGCAGGCAAACCGTGGTCCTTCCTGCATATTTCCAAACCCGAGATTGATCTACCCGCAGACACCGATCCTTATTCGCCTGCGGTGTATGCCATGGCCGCCAGCAACCTGGCCAAGATGTTTAGCGCTGGCGTGCTGCTGCGTGACGATGCGCCCTGTTATTACATCTACCGCTTGACCATGGGCACGCATTGCCAAACCGGGCTGGTCGTCGGTGCAAGCGTGGCGGACTACAACAGCAACCGCATTCGCAAGCATGAGTTCACTCGGCCGGATAAAGAAGATGATCGCGTACGCCAGATTGAAGCCTTGAATGCACAAACCGGCCCCGTGCTGCTGGCCTATCCGTCATCAATTACAGCGGATGAGTTGATTGCCAATGCCGCCAAAGGCACGCCGGAGTCGGATGTCACGGCCGAGGATGGCATCCGCCATGAAATCTGGGTGGTGCGTGACACCGCAAGCATCGACGCACTCACGCGCACGTTTGATGCGATGGATGCGCTCTACATCGCCGATGGGCACCACCGCTCTGCGGCCGCCTCACGCGTTGCTGCCGCGCGTCGGCAGGAGGGCTTTACGCTCGCCTCGGACTACTTTCTGGCGGTCATCTTCCCGCATCACCAGATGAAAATTCTGGATTACAACCGCGTGGTTAAAGATTTAAATGGCCTCGAAAAGTCGGCGCTGGTGGCACGGTGCCAAACCGCCTTTACCGTTGAAAAATCGCCGACGCGCGTCACCCCCGCGCGCGTTGGCGAGTTCGGCATGTATCTTGGTGGAGAATCACACGGCGTATGGTATCGGCTCACGATCAAAGCAGACTTCATTCCCAACGACCCGGTCGCCCGTCTGGATGTTTCATTACTATCGGACCATCTGCTCGGCCCCTTACTCGGCATCACCGACCTGCGCCGCGATAAACGCATCGACTTTGTCGGCGGCATTCGCGGACTCGCTGAGCTGGAAAAGCGGGTTGATTCCGGTGAAATGGCCGCCGCTTTCGCCCTGTTTCCAACCAGCATGCAGCAGTTAATGAGCGTGGCCGACAGCAACCAGATCATGCCTCCCAAATCCACCTGGTTCGAGCCCAAGCTCGCTGATGGGCTGGTTTCACATGTGCTGGACTAA
- the galU gene encoding UTP--glucose-1-phosphate uridylyltransferase GalU yields MTHPKKKITKAVFPVAGMGTRFLPATKASPKEMMPIVDKPLIQYAVEEAVAAGITDMIFVTGRSKRSIEDHFDKAYELESELERKGKTELLEFVRNLLPKDINCIYLRQPEPLGLGHAVLCAYPVVGDEPFAVLLADDLLDGEPPVMKQMVDTYNYYKTSVIGVQDVPRSDTKSYGIVDAKPLTESVEQVSRIVEKPSPEEAPSTLAVVGRYILTPRIFHHLMRIGKGSGGEIQLTDGIAALLAEEQVLAYRYQGKRYDCGSKIGYLEATIAFALRHPDVGTEFAALLQRMK; encoded by the coding sequence ATGACTCATCCCAAGAAAAAAATCACCAAGGCGGTTTTCCCCGTAGCCGGTATGGGCACGCGTTTTTTGCCGGCCACCAAAGCCAGCCCTAAAGAGATGATGCCGATTGTTGATAAGCCGCTGATTCAATATGCTGTGGAAGAAGCGGTTGCCGCGGGTATTACGGACATGATTTTTGTCACAGGCCGCTCCAAGCGGTCGATTGAAGACCATTTTGACAAAGCCTACGAGCTGGAAAGCGAGCTCGAGCGCAAGGGTAAAACCGAGCTGCTCGAGTTTGTGCGTAATTTATTGCCCAAAGACATCAATTGCATTTACCTGCGCCAACCTGAACCTCTGGGCTTGGGCCATGCCGTGCTGTGCGCGTATCCCGTGGTGGGCGATGAACCCTTTGCCGTGCTGCTGGCAGACGATTTGCTCGACGGCGAGCCACCCGTCATGAAACAGATGGTCGACACTTACAACTACTATAAAACCTCGGTCATTGGCGTGCAGGACGTGCCGCGTTCTGATACCAAAAGCTATGGCATCGTTGATGCTAAACCCCTTACCGAGTCGGTCGAGCAAGTTTCCCGCATTGTTGAAAAACCCTCACCTGAAGAAGCGCCTTCTACGCTAGCGGTAGTGGGCCGCTACATCCTTACCCCACGCATCTTTCATCATTTGATGCGCATTGGCAAAGGCTCGGGTGGTGAAATTCAACTCACGGACGGCATTGCCGCGTTGTTGGCCGAGGAACAGGTTTTAGCCTATCGTTATCAGGGTAAGCGCTATGACTGTGGTTCTAAAATCGGTTATCTGGAGGCGACCATCGCTTTTGCCTTGCGTCACCCCGATGTGGGAACAGAGTTTGCCGCGCTCCTGCAGCGGATGAAATGA
- the ligA gene encoding NAD-dependent DNA ligase LigA yields MPDLSHVEQASALRAALERYNHAYYVLDTPTVPDAEYDRLFRQLQSLEAEYPELQTPDSPTQRVGGKPLPAFGQVAHAVPMLSLNNAFSLDDVVAFDRRCREGLEKIAIDYACEPKFDGLAIRLHYADGLLVQGATRGDGTIGEDVTQNLRTVRNIPLRLVGKDIPSQLDVRGEVVMLRADFAALNARQRARGEKEFVNPRNAAAGSLRQLDAKVTAQRPLYFFAYGVGDATAFSPVGLLHGAPQEYLLRGVLPAPSSDGLLNQAAGNAEPPLDRTFHSELMDRLAGWGFTVAVERSVMRGAAGLAAYYAEMAAARAQLPYDIDGVVYKVNDLVDQMQLGFVSRAPRFAIAHKFPAEEVLTTVEAIEVQVGRTGALTPVARLAPVFVGGVTVTNATLHNEAEAQRKDVRVGDTVSVRRAGDVIPEVVAVVLEKRPLSTEGSNESLYPPFILPKQCPVCGSAVEKLEDEAIARCTGGLFCPAQRKQALLHFASRRAIDIDGLGEKIVEQLVDNALVKTPADLYRMDLASLANLQRMAEKSATNILAAIEKSKHTTLARFIFALGIRNVGEATAKDLARYFGNLHALMRASEDQLQQVPDVGPVVAASIARFFAERHNIEVIEQLRAAGVHWTEGESSAAAVMPLAGKTFVLTGTLPTLSRETAKEMIEAQGGKVTGSVSSKTDYVVAGEDAGSKLIKAQELGVTLLNENQLKELLAQ; encoded by the coding sequence ATGCCCGACCTGTCTCATGTTGAACAAGCCAGCGCCCTGCGCGCAGCGCTTGAGCGTTATAACCATGCCTACTATGTGCTCGACACCCCCACGGTGCCGGATGCGGAGTATGACCGCTTGTTTCGCCAATTGCAGTCACTCGAAGCCGAATACCCTGAACTGCAGACCCCGGATTCACCCACTCAGCGCGTGGGCGGCAAGCCCTTGCCAGCGTTTGGTCAGGTAGCGCATGCCGTGCCCATGCTGTCGCTGAATAATGCATTTAGCCTTGATGATGTGGTGGCATTTGATCGACGGTGCCGGGAAGGCCTGGAAAAAATTGCGATTGACTATGCCTGCGAACCCAAGTTTGATGGATTGGCTATTCGTCTCCACTATGCTGATGGTTTACTCGTACAGGGAGCCACGCGAGGTGATGGCACGATAGGCGAAGATGTCACGCAGAATCTGCGTACGGTGCGCAATATTCCTTTGCGTTTAGTGGGCAAGGATATTCCGTCGCAGTTGGACGTGCGCGGTGAGGTCGTCATGCTGCGAGCAGATTTTGCAGCACTCAACGCACGGCAGCGAGCGCGTGGCGAAAAGGAATTTGTGAACCCTCGTAATGCCGCAGCTGGTAGCTTGCGCCAGCTGGATGCCAAAGTCACCGCGCAACGCCCGCTGTATTTTTTTGCCTATGGGGTGGGAGATGCTACCGCCTTCTCCCCAGTGGGTCTGCTTCACGGCGCACCGCAAGAGTACCTGCTTCGCGGCGTATTGCCAGCGCCGTCCAGTGACGGACTTTTGAATCAGGCCGCAGGGAATGCAGAGCCGCCTTTGGACAGGACTTTTCATAGTGAGCTAATGGATCGCTTGGCGGGCTGGGGCTTTACTGTAGCCGTCGAGCGCAGTGTGATGCGTGGTGCGGCAGGGCTGGCGGCGTATTACGCAGAAATGGCCGCAGCGCGAGCGCAGCTGCCTTACGATATTGATGGCGTGGTGTACAAAGTGAATGATCTGGTGGATCAAATGCAGCTTGGTTTCGTCTCTCGTGCGCCACGCTTTGCCATTGCGCATAAGTTTCCCGCAGAAGAAGTGTTGACGACGGTAGAAGCCATTGAAGTTCAAGTGGGTCGCACGGGCGCGCTGACGCCTGTGGCGCGTCTGGCGCCGGTGTTTGTTGGCGGGGTGACGGTAACCAACGCGACTTTGCATAACGAAGCGGAAGCGCAGCGCAAGGATGTACGCGTAGGTGATACCGTCAGCGTGCGTCGCGCAGGCGATGTGATTCCGGAAGTCGTGGCGGTTGTCCTTGAAAAAAGGCCGCTTTCCACCGAGGGCAGCAATGAATCCTTGTATCCGCCATTCATCCTCCCCAAACAATGTCCGGTGTGTGGTTCGGCAGTTGAAAAACTTGAAGACGAAGCCATTGCCCGCTGCACCGGCGGCCTGTTCTGCCCGGCCCAGCGCAAACAGGCCTTGCTGCATTTCGCCAGCCGTCGCGCAATCGATATTGACGGGCTGGGCGAAAAAATCGTCGAACAATTAGTGGATAACGCCCTTGTCAAAACACCGGCTGATCTATACAGAATGGATTTAGCTAGCCTGGCTAATCTGCAACGCATGGCTGAAAAATCAGCCACCAACATTCTGGCCGCCATTGAGAAAAGCAAACACACGACGCTGGCGCGCTTTATTTTTGCGTTAGGTATCCGTAATGTGGGTGAAGCGACTGCAAAAGATCTGGCGCGCTACTTTGGTAATCTGCACGCCTTGATGCGCGCGAGTGAAGACCAATTGCAACAGGTGCCCGATGTGGGACCGGTGGTAGCGGCCTCGATTGCCCGTTTTTTTGCCGAACGGCACAACATCGAAGTCATTGAACAACTACGTGCGGCGGGCGTGCACTGGACTGAAGGTGAGTCCAGTGCAGCAGCGGTAATGCCGCTGGCAGGAAAAACATTTGTGCTGACAGGCACTTTGCCGACACTCTCGCGTGAAACTGCCAAAGAAATGATTGAAGCACAAGGCGGCAAAGTGACAGGTTCCGTCTCCAGCAAAACAGATTATGTCGTGGCAGGTGAAGACGCTGGCTCAAAACTCATCAAGGCACAAGAATTAGGTGTCACTCTGCTAAATGAAAACCAATTAAAGGAGCTGTTAGCGCAATGA